Within Arcobacter lacus, the genomic segment ATTTTTGAATTTTGCATTTTCTAAAGAATCAAAAAGGCGTTCTAAAACTCCCAACTCATCATTTACTTCAATTCTAATTCCTTGAAATGGTAAAGTTGCTGGATTTATTTTTCCTTTTGGCATTTTTTTTATCAATAGTTCACTTAGCTCTTTTGCACTATAAAATGGTCTATTGTTTACTATCAAAGAAGCAACTTTTTTATACTCTCTAACTTCTCCAAAATCTTTTAAAATTCTTTCTAATTCCGTTTGAGAATATGTATTTACAACAGTTGCAGCGTCTAAACTTTGATTTTGATTCATTCTCATATCTAAAGTATCACTTTCAAAACTAAAACCACGTTCTTGTTTATCAAGTTGTAAAGAAGAAACTCCAATATCAGCTAAAATCCCCTTAATGTTATAATTTTTAAAAGTTTCAATAACATGTTCAAAATTCCCTTTATTGAAAGTCACCCTATTTTCAAAATTTTCGAGTCTTTTTTTACTAAAAGCTAAAGCTTCATCATCTTGATCATTACAAATTAATTTTATATTTTGATTTTGATTTAATAAACCACTGCTATGACCAGCAAATCCAGTAGTGCAATCTATTATATAACCTTCATTTATATCTTTAAAAGTTTCTAAAACTTCATTATATAAAACAGGTATATGAGGAATATCCATTAAAACTGTCCTTAATTAAATTAATATATAATATCCAAAAATATATTCAAAGGCTTTTAATGGTAGATAAAGACACTATAAAACTACTTTCAGATTTATCATTTTCTATGTTTAGTAAAAACTTTTTTGGTATCTATCATGGTGCAATTTCTTCTAAACTTGATCAATATAACTTTATGATAAACAC encodes:
- the rsmH gene encoding 16S rRNA (cytosine(1402)-N(4))-methyltransferase RsmH; its protein translation is MDIPHIPVLYNEVLETFKDINEGYIIDCTTGFAGHSSGLLNQNQNIKLICNDQDDEALAFSKKRLENFENRVTFNKGNFEHVIETFKNYNIKGILADIGVSSLQLDKQERGFSFESDTLDMRMNQNQSLDAATVVNTYSQTELERILKDFGEVREYKKVASLIVNNRPFYSAKELSELLIKKMPKGKINPATLPFQGIRIEVNDELGVLERLFDSLENAKFKNCIVAIISFHSLEDRIVKNYFKKWSKSCICPDNVFRCECGNNHALGKIITKKPIIPTALEIKQNPRSRSSKLRIFKFD